A genomic stretch from Theropithecus gelada isolate Dixy chromosome 2, Tgel_1.0, whole genome shotgun sequence includes:
- the SLMAP gene encoding sarcolemmal membrane-associated protein isoform X7, whose product MDEQDLNEPLAKVSLLKAQLQRLHIDIENLREEKDSEITSTRDELLSARDEILLLHQAAEKAASERDTDIASLQQELKKVRAELERWRKAASEYEKEITSLQNSFQLRCQQCEDQQREEATRLQGELEKLRKEWNALETECHSLKRENVLLSSELQRQEKELHNSQKQSLELTSDLSILQMSRKELENQVGSLKEQHLRDSADLKTLLSKAENQAKDVQKEYEKTQTVLSELKLKFEMTEQEKQSITDELKQCKNNLKLLREKGNNKPWPWMPMLAALVAVTAIVLYVPGLARASP is encoded by the exons CCCAGTTGCAGAGGTTACACATCGATATTGAGAATCTCCGGGAGGAGAAGGACAGTGAAATCACAAGTACTAGAGATGAATTGCTTAGTGCCCGAGATGAAATTTTGCTCCTTCATCAAGCAGCAGAAAAGGCTGCCTCTGAGCGGGACACTGACATTGCTTCTTTACAACAAGAGCTTAAGAAGGTGAGAGCTGAGCTTGAGCGGTGGCGGAAAGCAGCGTCTGAATATGAGAAAGAAATCACAAGTCTGCAAAACAGTTTTCAGCTTAGATGTCAACAGTGTGAGGACcagcagagagaggaagcaaCAAGGTTGCAAG GTGAACTAGAGAAGTTGAGAAAGGAATGGAATGCATTGGAAACTGAATGCCATTCTCtaaaaagggaaaatgttttGCTATCATCAGAACTGCAACGGCAAGAAAAAGAATTGCACAA TTCTCAGAAGCAGAGTTTAGAGCTTACCAGTGATCTCAGCATCCTTCAAATGTCTAGGAAAGAACTTGAGAATCAAGTCGGATCCTTAAAAGAACAGCATCTTCGGGATTCAGCTGACTTAAAAACTCTTCTCAGTAAGGCTGAAAACCAAGCAAAGGATGTACAGAAAGAG tatgaaaagacacagactgtaCTCTCAGAACTGAAGTTGAAGTTTGAAATGACTGAGCAGGAAAAGCAGTCAATCACAGATGAGCTCAAACAGTGTAAAAACAACCTGAAGCTGCTCcgagagaaaggaaataat AAACCCTGGCCCTGGATGCCCATGTTGGCTGCCCTGGTTGCAGTAACAGCCATCGTGCTGTACGTGCCAGGTCTGGCCAGAGCTTCTCCATGA